CAGGTCAGTTGCTAGAAAAAATTCTAGCTTCAGTCAACTTGACCACGGAACAAGATGTATATATTGCCAATATTAATAAATGTCGTCCACCAAACAACCGGGTTCCTACTCCTAATGAAATGGCTGCTTGTTTACCATATTTACTAGAACAGATACGCCTTGTTGATCCGAAAATTATCTTATTAACAGGTGCAACATCTGTCAAAGGACTGACTGGTGATAAACGCGCCATTACCAAGATTCGTGGTCAGTGGATAGAGTGGGAAGGACGTTTATGTATGCCGATTTTCCATCCATCTTACTTATTACGTAACCCTTCTAAAGAACAAGGCAGTCCCAAATGGTTAATGTGGCAAGATATAAAAGAAGTACGTGCCAAGTACGATGAAATTAAATCAAGTAATTGAATAGAATAGGTTGAAGTCAAGATTAAACCTGATTTTATCTAAGCTCGATTTTGATCTATAAATACTTTCTGTAGGGGCGCAAATCTGTACGCCTCTACAGATAATGGATGTGTTGCAAAGATTTTTTGAATTGGTATAACCCATGCGTTTTCAAAATTAAGAGGCAGAATAGATAAATAAACTTATACTCTATTCCTGATGCCTACTAAAAATACAACTATTTCTGGTTGTGACTGGCCAATTGATCAGTTACCCGGATTAAGCCATGAAGAACAATCCCAACTGCAAAATTGTGGGATTAAAACTACAACTGGACTATGCAAACAAGGTAAAACTTTAGAATCTAGGCTCGCTTTGGCTAATAAATTACAGGTGCATATTCAGTATGTAAACAAATGGATAGCCTTAGCAGATTTAGCCAGGATTCCTAGTGTCGGAACACAATATTGTGGGCTGTTACTCCACGCTGGCGTTATTTCTGTGGTGCAGTTAGCGGAAATTCCCACTCATAGATTGCACAAGCAAATTTTGCGCTTGCAGGTGGCAACTATGCAGCGCCGTGATTTGTGTCCAGCCATTGAGTTAGTGCAGCAATGGAGTCAACAAGCGAAAATGGTCATTGGTTGTTAGTCAACAGTCAACAGTCAACAGGTGATTCCACCTTAATCTTTCGCCAATACGCCGTTAAGGAAGATATCCGCAAGACCTTCTGCC
Above is a genomic segment from Nostoc sp. MS1 containing:
- a CDS encoding uracil-DNA glycosylase family protein, with amino-acid sequence MSSEIQLSLFNEDSNSDQKELIPTDAKIPVPPGTYTNLTELAQHCNQCQRCELGSTRTHAVVGRGNLKAPIMVVGEAPGQNEDETGLPFVGRSGQLLEKILASVNLTTEQDVYIANINKCRPPNNRVPTPNEMAACLPYLLEQIRLVDPKIILLTGATSVKGLTGDKRAITKIRGQWIEWEGRLCMPIFHPSYLLRNPSKEQGSPKWLMWQDIKEVRAKYDEIKSSN
- a CDS encoding DUF4332 domain-containing protein, which translates into the protein MPTKNTTISGCDWPIDQLPGLSHEEQSQLQNCGIKTTTGLCKQGKTLESRLALANKLQVHIQYVNKWIALADLARIPSVGTQYCGLLLHAGVISVVQLAEIPTHRLHKQILRLQVATMQRRDLCPAIELVQQWSQQAKMVIGC